In the genome of Fibrobacter sp. UWR3, the window GCGTCAGCCTTGAGAGCAGCACCGGCCTTGAAGCCGACGGTCTTGGAGGCCTTGATCTTGATGGTGGCGCCAGTCTGCGGGTTGCGGCCGGTACGGGCAGCGCGAGCCTTGACAGCGAAAGTGCCGAAGCCGATCAGCTGGACGTTGCCGTCCTTCTTGATGCCAGCGGCGATGCCGTCGAGCACAGCGTCGAGAGCGCGAGCAGCAGCAGCCTTGGATTCAATACCAGCTTCCTTGTTGGCGAGGATGGCGTCGATGAGTTCTTGTTTGTTCATTTTTTAACTCCTTGAGTTGTTGAGATTAATTGTATGGTGATATTATACCTTTTTTTTAAGCATGTGGAATACTTTTTTTAAAAAAAGTGTCTTTTTCTGAGCCCTTTAAAATCAAGCCTCGGGCGGTGGTCCGACCTCCGTAGACTCCGCTTCGGCAGCGTGTTCGTGGAACCTCTTGAGGTACACCAGGCATATGCAGGTGAAGGGTATGGCAACAAGTAAACCTAAGAAGCCCAACAACTTACCCCATATAGAAAGCGACAGGAGAATGCCCACCGGAGGCAGGTCCATGGAGCCTCCGACAATGCGCGGCACAAGGAAAAAATCCTGGATAACCTGCACCACCAGGTAAATGGAGCAGATGATGAGCGCAACTTCCCAGAACGGCAGTCCGGTGTTGAGAGCGTGGACGACCGCCAGTAGTAGTGCGAGCGGGATGGTCGTGAGCTGCATGTACGGTATCATGTTGAGTGCTCCGGAGAAAAGCCCGAATGCGACCCCCATAGGCAGTCCCATCACGCCAAAGCCAATGGCGTAAAGGATTCCGACGATAAGTGCAACCAGCGCCTGAGCTCGGAAGTAGTTACCCATGAATTTGTCTGTATCCATTGCAAACAAACTAGCCTTACGGCGGAAACGCACCGGGAACGCATTCAGGATGCCGTTACGAATCTTGTGCATGTCGAGCATGATGAACACGAGATACATGAATATAATCGCAGCACTCGAGAACCACACGGCAACCGTACCCGTGTACGAGAGCACGCCCCACGCGCCGGGCAACACCTTCGAGGCGATATTCTGCACTTCGCTCCAGAAATCCATGTGCTGCATGGCGGCTGCTAGTTTGTCCCAAGAAACCATCTCGCGGACCGTTTCCCACAGGTTGGCGGGCAGGAACTCGTTCAGTCGCGAAGACCATTCAGAGTCGGTGAACATCCTTGCAATCAAAACGCCAAGCGTCTGGACTTCGTGCACGATTTGTGGAATAAACAACTTGCCTACGCCGAAAAGTATCAAAGCAAACGCAAGCAGCACGATAATAACGGCAATCACGCGCTTTTTTACCAGCGTCTGCAGCTTGTTCACAATCGGGTCGACAATGTAGGCGATAAGGAACGCGGCAAAGAACGGGAACAGCACTCCGCGCAGGTAGTACACGAGCGCAAGCGAAATCCCGAGGCCGACCGTCCACAATATAAACCGCATAACGCGATCGAGCGTCCAGTGCTTAGACATCTTTCCTCCCGTTTTTCGCGGGGCGTCCAATCACCCCGAAAAATTTCAGTTCAAGAACCACGAATACGGCAACCATCAGGGCAAGCACAATAAACATGGCACGTTCAAAATTCCGGTCGATTCCCCACGCACGAACCGACTTCACCTCGATTTCGTCGGGAATCCCGCGCATTACCCCGTCGCCGTTCACCACCTCGAGCGAAAGCGCGCGGTGCAGGTACGTGCGACCGTCATCCTCTTCCATGCCCATGGCCGAAATCCACCACACGGCGGTCCTGAACTTGTTTATTGCAAAGCGCTCGCTGGTAAATGAACGCGAAGCCGGGACGCTCATGACCACAGGGCGCAAGGTTTCGCGGAAGCCTTCCTTAGTATATACCGGGTCGTCCGTCAGGATACGCACCGTAACGGAACGCATATACTTTGTAGCGAACACGACTTCCATGGAATCGAACCGCGAAAAGTCGAAATGCCCTACGGGGCGGCTGTTCACCGAATTGAGGTTGAACCCGACACCCACCGCCGGGTACGCGACACCCGAGCGCACGTTAATGTTTACGCCGAGCAGCGAATCGCCCGCAACCACATCGCAGGTGGAGGTGCCGCCGAAGGCGGAATCGTCAAGCGGATAGAGCGGATACGCTCCATAGGGGAAGAACGTGCACCCCATCTGCCGGAATGCGCCGAACGCCCACGCCCACACGCCGAGCGCTACCAGAAAAACAGCAAGTAAGACAACCTTACTTCTTAGATTCATCGTTCCCCGTCTTGTGGCGAAGCCCCACGGCAGCAATAGTCAGCAAGATAAACGAGACAAGCACTATGCCGAAATACAGGTTGCTTATCCCCCAGAAAGAAACTTCATATAACTTAAGCGTAAACTTTTTCCCGCGGGGGTGATTCCAGCCCGGCACAATCTCGACGCGCGCGACCTTTTCCTGGTGGCGCTTGTTGTATTCCTTCGACACCTGGGCGGTCTCGTACCAGAAATCGGGCGTATAGAATTCTTCCATCGGGACGGCCACGCGCTGCCTGCCCTCCTTCACGGGAACTTCCTTCAGCAAAAGCTTGAACGTCGCGGGCTTCTCGATGTCGGTCACGTCCGGGTCGAACGTCCACACCTTCACGATGACTTCGCTTATGCCCCGGGCCTCCACGTCCACGAAAACGGTATCCACGAAGGTCCAGTTCCGGTAATCCTTTTTACCCTGCGGGTCAAGGTTCCACAGGAGCCCGCACCACGCGAACTTCACGGAGTCGGCCCCGAGCATGCACGAGAATTCGGCTTCACCGCCATTCACACTGAGGCTCGCTTCCGATGCCCCTCCATCGGAGCGGTCGTCATAACCATCGAGCGTTACGCCTTCGGGCACGGGCAACAGGTCTTCCTTGAACGAACGATCAGGGAGCAATGCGTAGGCGACAAGTATCGCAATAGCGATAAGCGCTAGAACCGCGTATGTCTTTTTCATCTTATTCGAATATCTTCTTCAGGTGGAGGTTGTACTGTATCTCGTCCAAGGGGTCGACCTCGGGCATTTTTTCTCCAAACCACTTGTTTACCAGCGCATCGATTGCACGGATAAAGAAGAAATGATGCTTCCCGCTGCTCGGTTTCTGGAATGGCGAATCCAGCGTACGCTTCAGAATCGCAAGCATCTGCGAGGGCGGCAGGTGGAACATCTTGCAACAGGTCGTCACCTTGCCGGGAATCCCGTAGTCGGGAATATTGCCGTCCACAAGAGGCTCGCCGTGGTCTATGCAGCAGGCCCCAGCCATGTCGGGATCGGGCGCGTTTTTTGCCTTGAGGGCATTATACCACATCTCGCGGGAACGGTCGGGAATGTCGCCACGCAGCGCCATCGTCTGGTCGCACGGGAAAAACGTCGAGAAGCACTTGGGGCAAATGCGCAGGTCCAGATGGCCTATCTTCGACGCCACCACCTCTGTTTTGCAAAACGGACAATTACTCATGTAAGGGAATATAGCAAATATGTAGCATAACCGCCCGCAACTAATATTTATATTTATCGTATGCGTTACGGTGACATTTCTACATTCCAGAGTGGCGTTGCCATCCCCCTGTTTAGCCTTCGCAGCAAGTCCGGGGTCGGCATCGGCGAATATCTAGACCTTATCCCGTTTGCCAAGTGGTGCAAACTGTGCGATTTCAACATTATCCAGCTTTTGCCGGTAAACGATACCGGAGCGGAGGCAAGCCCCTACAGCGCACGCAGCGCGTTCGCCCTGAACCCCGTGTTCATCAACATACAGGCGGTGAGCGGCTCCAGCGAGTTCGAAGACGAAATCGAGCAGGCGAAAGACGAATTCGACAACCAGGAACGGATAGACTACTACAAGATTTCTACCTGGAAGCGCAACATCCTCAAGAAGATTTTCAACAACCGCTACGACCAGCTGAAAAAGGACAAGGAACTCCAGAAGTGGATTGACGCGAACGCCTGGGCAAAGGGGTACTGCGCGTATGCCATGCTCAAGGCGCAGAACGGAGAATCGAGCTGGAAGGACTGGAAAAAATACCAGAACCCGACCGCCGAAGACATCGAGAAACTCTGGAGCAAGAACCAGAAAGAGATGCTCTACCAGGCATGGATGCAGTTTATCGCCGAAATGCAGTTTACCGCCGCGGTAAACGAAATCTCGAAGCTCGGCATCCACGTGAAGGGCGACATTCCTATCCTCATCAACGAGGACAGCGCCGACGTGTGGGCCAACCGCAACTACTTCTCGCTCGACGACCGCGCGGGCGCACCTCCCGACATGTTCAGCTACAGCGGGCAGAACTGGGGATTCCCCACCTACCGCTGGGACGTGCTCGAGAAGGACGGATTCCGCTGGTGGAAGGACCGCCTCGCACAGGCAAGCAAGTTCTACCATGCCTACCGCATTGACCACGTGCTCGGTTTCTTCCGCATCTGGTCAATCCCGCAGCGCGAAGTTACAGGCATCCTCGGCAGGTTCAACCCGTGCATCCCGCTTACCTGGGATCTGCTCCACAGCGCGGGCTTCAGCCGCGAGACCCTCGAATACCTGCGCCGCCCGAACTACTCCGTAGACCAGCTGCGCGAATTCCTGGGCGACGAGACCGAGAACCTCATTTCCGTGTACTTCGAGAACCTCCCGAACGAGGCGACCCGCTTCGTGTTCAAGCCCGAGTTCTACAGCGAGCGCGCCATTACCAGCCTCGACGAACCGCAGAGCGTGAAGGATGCGCTTCTGAAGGTCTACTGGAACCGCATATTTATCCCGGCGGGCGACGAGAACACGTTCTACCCGTTCTGGTACTGGTACAACCAGCCCGTGCTCGCCACGCTCCCGCAGAACGAGCAGGAAACCCTCAAGCGCCTCATTCACGAGAACGAAGCCGCGCAGGAAGGCCTGTGGGAACAGAACGCCACCAAGCTGCTCTCCGTACTCGCGAACGAGACCGACATGCTCGTATGCGCCGAAGACCTCGGTGCCGTACCGCACTGCGTTCCGGTGGTGCTCAAGAAGCTCAATATTCTTTCGCTGCGTATTGAACGCTGGGCCCGCAACTGGGATGCACCGTACAGCCCGTACTACGACATGGCGGAATACCCGCGACTCTCCGTGTGCACCACGAGCTGCCACGATACCTCGAGCCTGCGCGGGCTCTGGACGGAGCCCGATTTTGACCGTGACCTCTACTGGTCGCACGCGCAGCTTTCCGGCACCGCGCCCGAAACGCTCACGCCTCCGGTGGTCCGCGACATCCTCGCGCACGTGTTCTCCACGAACAGCCTGTTCTGCATTTTGCCCGTACAGGACTACTTCGCGCTTTCCTCGACACTTTCCGAAGTGCCCGCCGAAGAGGAACGCGTGAACATCCCGGGTACCGTTGGCGGCAAGAACTGGACGTACAGGATTCCCGTAACCGTCGAGGAACTCGAGTCGAACAACTCGCTCAATTCCGAAATCCGCAAGCTGGTCGACACCCGCAGGCGCCGCCCCATGTGGAAAATCTAATCCCGCGCCGCCCATGAACGT includes:
- a CDS encoding 4-alpha-glucanotransferase; this translates as MRYGDISTFQSGVAIPLFSLRSKSGVGIGEYLDLIPFAKWCKLCDFNIIQLLPVNDTGAEASPYSARSAFALNPVFINIQAVSGSSEFEDEIEQAKDEFDNQERIDYYKISTWKRNILKKIFNNRYDQLKKDKELQKWIDANAWAKGYCAYAMLKAQNGESSWKDWKKYQNPTAEDIEKLWSKNQKEMLYQAWMQFIAEMQFTAAVNEISKLGIHVKGDIPILINEDSADVWANRNYFSLDDRAGAPPDMFSYSGQNWGFPTYRWDVLEKDGFRWWKDRLAQASKFYHAYRIDHVLGFFRIWSIPQREVTGILGRFNPCIPLTWDLLHSAGFSRETLEYLRRPNYSVDQLREFLGDETENLISVYFENLPNEATRFVFKPEFYSERAITSLDEPQSVKDALLKVYWNRIFIPAGDENTFYPFWYWYNQPVLATLPQNEQETLKRLIHENEAAQEGLWEQNATKLLSVLANETDMLVCAEDLGAVPHCVPVVLKKLNILSLRIERWARNWDAPYSPYYDMAEYPRLSVCTTSCHDTSSLRGLWTEPDFDRDLYWSHAQLSGTAPETLTPPVVRDILAHVFSTNSLFCILPVQDYFALSSTLSEVPAEEERVNIPGTVGGKNWTYRIPVTVEELESNNSLNSEIRKLVDTRRRRPMWKI
- a CDS encoding HU family DNA-binding protein, whose product is MNKQELIDAILANKEAGIESKAAAARALDAVLDGIAAGIKKDGNVQLIGFGTFAVKARAARTGRNPQTGATIKIKASKTVGFKAGAALKADAAKSKAKK
- a CDS encoding AI-2E family transporter, with product MSKHWTLDRVMRFILWTVGLGISLALVYYLRGVLFPFFAAFLIAYIVDPIVNKLQTLVKKRVIAVIIVLLAFALILFGVGKLFIPQIVHEVQTLGVLIARMFTDSEWSSRLNEFLPANLWETVREMVSWDKLAAAMQHMDFWSEVQNIASKVLPGAWGVLSYTGTVAVWFSSAAIIFMYLVFIMLDMHKIRNGILNAFPVRFRRKASLFAMDTDKFMGNYFRAQALVALIVGILYAIGFGVMGLPMGVAFGLFSGALNMIPYMQLTTIPLALLLAVVHALNTGLPFWEVALIICSIYLVVQVIQDFFLVPRIVGGSMDLPPVGILLSLSIWGKLLGFLGLLVAIPFTCICLVYLKRFHEHAAEAESTEVGPPPEA